In Prevotella sp. oral taxon 475, one DNA window encodes the following:
- a CDS encoding YitT family protein encodes MTIDHKIIFNEVKDYVFITLGLCLYAFGLVVFLMPYEIVTGGVTGMSLVIYYATGFKLENTYLIINISLLALALKVLGWRFLMKTIYAIVALYFIVKFAQWLMPKDVNGQLIKILGEGQNFMSLLIGCTLTGSSLAIVFLNNGSTGGTDIIAAVVNKYFNLSLGQVLFLVDIVIIGSCFFFPQFGSYFDRSRMMVFGLCTMIIENFMLDYVMNARRESVQFLIFSKMHQEIASAIALHTDHSLTILDGHGWYTGQDMKVLCVLAKKNESQMIFRLIKMIDPKAFVSQSAVIGVYGEGFDTIKVKTPKELPTKGRPKENKNA; translated from the coding sequence ATGACCATCGACCACAAAATCATTTTCAACGAGGTGAAAGATTATGTCTTTATCACCCTCGGACTGTGTCTTTATGCTTTCGGGCTTGTTGTTTTCCTCATGCCCTATGAGATTGTTACTGGTGGCGTAACTGGTATGTCGCTTGTCATTTACTATGCCACCGGTTTCAAATTGGAAAACACCTATCTCATCATCAACATCTCTCTGTTGGCATTAGCCCTGAAAGTGCTGGGCTGGCGGTTCTTGATGAAAACCATTTACGCCATTGTGGCCCTCTATTTTATCGTGAAATTCGCCCAATGGTTGATGCCTAAGGATGTCAACGGCCAACTAATTAAGATTCTTGGCGAAGGACAGAACTTCATGTCGTTGCTGATTGGTTGCACCCTGACGGGATCTTCGCTCGCTATTGTCTTTCTCAACAACGGCAGTACGGGTGGAACCGACATCATTGCAGCCGTGGTGAACAAGTATTTTAATCTTTCCTTGGGGCAAGTTCTGTTCTTAGTAGATATCGTTATCATTGGCAGCTGTTTCTTCTTTCCGCAGTTCGGCAGTTACTTCGACCGTTCTCGCATGATGGTCTTTGGGCTTTGCACGATGATTATCGAAAACTTTATGCTCGATTACGTGATGAATGCCCGCCGCGAGTCGGTTCAGTTTCTCATCTTCTCCAAGATGCACCAAGAGATTGCCAGTGCCATTGCCCTCCATACCGACCATAGTTTGACGATACTCGACGGTCATGGCTGGTACACCGGGCAAGACATGAAAGTGCTGTGTGTACTGGCTAAGAAGAACGAAAGCCAGATGATATTCCGTCTCATCAAGATGATCGACCCCAAAGCCTTTGTGAGTCAGAGTGCAGTCATCGGCGTTTATGGCGAAGGATTCGACACCATCAAGGTAAAAACACCCAAAGAGCTACCAACGAAAGGAAGACCGAAAGAGAACAAGAACGCTTAA
- a CDS encoding DUF6850 family outer membrane beta-barrel protein gives MTFPASKYLLQAALLMMPGLLLAKGRDGAQAAYRDFRLIQQSDAWLTSVNAAGLTAYQWRNISTAQVDWKLSQGDLVDYFQSAHTVQAGAQVESFYRLNARSVLYGKMSYDNFSGRNMVGSAFIDPTRKPFDLSEDSLTNSGKKHRDTYRLVGAFGIDLWRGLAFGAKVDYTAANYAKYKDLRHRNTLMDMKFSVGITAPVGRLLRLGANYFYRRSTESLRFTTYGKSEKPYQSLIDYAAFMGEVEQLGNYGFTDQTTTQPLVDEYNGGALQVALQADRMSFFNSLQVVRRHGHYGRNSPYSILYTHHRANLYEYRGVLSLHRGHNLHQLALNIDIENLENHKNTYRSMLNEAGSTYYAYYDAVKMANKVWTEGSLIYTAFLGICAERSVWTLQAGIRFMQRKQTAYRYPYFRRQDIRHTEPFVSVERNIPVGTSLLTTTVGLAALWGSGEPFVDGTFATPSNKQSPPPTMDAYLYRNYHCLTARQQALYAALKYSFVVPGTLFPVYAKADFHWRHTPQSSPLLNNQHRSRLLLAVGCIF, from the coding sequence ATGACATTCCCAGCGAGCAAATACCTTCTGCAAGCGGCACTCTTGATGATGCCGGGCTTACTTTTGGCAAAGGGACGAGACGGCGCACAGGCGGCGTATCGCGATTTCAGGTTGATTCAACAATCCGATGCATGGCTTACATCGGTCAATGCCGCCGGGCTCACCGCCTATCAATGGCGAAACATCTCCACGGCACAGGTGGATTGGAAGCTCAGCCAGGGCGACCTGGTCGACTATTTTCAGTCGGCCCACACGGTGCAGGCGGGAGCGCAGGTCGAGTCGTTCTATCGGCTGAACGCCCGTAGCGTGCTCTACGGAAAGATGAGCTACGACAACTTCTCGGGACGAAACATGGTGGGTTCGGCTTTTATCGACCCCACACGAAAGCCGTTCGACCTCTCTGAAGACTCGCTCACCAACAGCGGAAAGAAACATCGCGACACCTATCGCTTGGTGGGTGCTTTCGGCATCGACCTCTGGCGCGGACTCGCTTTTGGAGCAAAGGTCGACTATACAGCGGCCAACTATGCCAAATACAAAGACCTGCGGCATCGCAACACGCTGATGGACATGAAGTTCTCTGTGGGCATCACCGCCCCCGTGGGTCGGTTGTTGCGCCTCGGGGCCAACTATTTTTATCGGCGAAGCACCGAGAGTCTGCGGTTCACCACGTATGGAAAAAGCGAAAAACCCTATCAGTCGCTCATCGATTATGCCGCCTTTATGGGCGAGGTGGAACAGCTGGGCAATTACGGTTTCACCGATCAAACCACCACACAACCCCTTGTAGACGAGTATAACGGCGGGGCTTTGCAGGTGGCTTTGCAAGCGGACCGGATGTCGTTTTTCAACAGTCTACAGGTCGTTCGCCGTCACGGCCATTACGGAAGAAACTCTCCCTATTCCATTCTTTACACCCATCACCGGGCCAACCTCTATGAATACCGCGGCGTTCTCTCACTGCACCGGGGGCACAACCTGCACCAACTGGCCCTGAATATCGACATCGAGAATCTCGAAAACCACAAAAACACCTACCGTAGTATGCTGAACGAGGCAGGGTCTACCTACTATGCCTACTACGATGCTGTGAAAATGGCCAACAAGGTTTGGACAGAAGGCAGTTTGATTTACACCGCTTTCCTGGGCATTTGCGCGGAAAGATCCGTCTGGACGCTACAGGCCGGCATACGGTTCATGCAGCGAAAGCAAACCGCCTACCGATACCCTTACTTCCGGCGGCAGGACATCCGCCACACAGAACCCTTCGTTTCGGTGGAACGAAACATTCCGGTCGGCACGTCGTTGCTCACGACTACCGTGGGGCTTGCCGCACTTTGGGGCAGCGGAGAGCCCTTTGTAGATGGCACTTTTGCCACGCCCTCCAATAAACAAAGTCCTCCACCAACGATGGATGCTTATCTTTATCGCAACTATCACTGCCTCACCGCCCGGCAACAGGCTCTGTATGCCGCTCTGAAATATAGCTTCGTGGTGCCGGGTACGCTGTTTCCCGTCTATGCAAAGGCAGACTTCCATTGGCGACACACCCCACAATCCTCCCCTCTCCTGAACAATCAGCATCGCTCTCGCTTGCTCTTGGCCGTGGGATGCATCTTCTAA
- the leuS gene encoding leucine--tRNA ligase — MEYNFREIEKKWQKRWAEMATYRVTEDESKEKFYVLNMFPYPSGAGLHVGHPLGYIASDIYARYKRLRGFNVLNPMGYDAYGLPAEQYAIQTGQHPAVTTETNIKRYREQLDKIGFSFDWSREVRTCDPSYYKWTQWTFQKMFDSYYDNAQQRALPIENLIAHLSKQGTVGLNAACSEELSLSAEAWKALNEKEQQEVLMNYRIAYLGETMVNWCAELGTVLANDEVIDGVSERGGYPVVQKKMRQWCLRVSAYAQRLLEGLEEVDWTESLKETQRNWIGRSEGAEVEFAVQDSDLKITIFTTRADTLFGVTFMVLAPESEWVPLLTKPERQKEVDEYLAATKKRTERERISDRRVSGVFTGSYGVNPLTGEAVPIWISDYVLCGYGTGAIMAVPAHDSRDYAFARHFSLPIVPLIEGADVSEQSFDAKEGIVMNSPAASSVSKEGSRGGHQTKNAELVLNGLTVKEAIAKTKVYLSEHGLGRIKVNYRLRDAIFSRQRYWGEPFPVYYKEGMPCMIPDKCLPLELPAVDEYKPTATGEPPLGNAKLWAWDEKAQQVVATEKINNVDVFPLELNTMPGFAGSSAYYLRYMSPHDNQALVNRKADAYWQNVDLYVGGTEHATGHLIYSRFWNQFLYDLGVSCREEPFRKLVNQGMIQGRSNFVYRVATSQTEATAVPTFVSFGLKESYDVTPIHVDVNIVHGDVLDLEAFKAWRPEYQDAQLILEDGRYLCGWAVEKMSKSMYNVVNPDRIVEQYGADTLRLYEMFLGPVEQSKPWDTNGIDGCHRFLKKFWGLFYHHRTGEFLPNDTPATAEELKSAHRLLKKLTADIEQFSYNTAVSAFMICVNELSQAHCTNRELLTKLVVALAPFAPHITEELWAALGNSGSVCDAQWSLHDERYLVESEIQLTVSFNGKARYQKTFPADAANADIEQAVLEDERSQKYLDGKQILKVIIVPKKIVNVVVKG, encoded by the coding sequence ATGGAATACAACTTCAGGGAGATTGAGAAGAAGTGGCAAAAACGATGGGCGGAGATGGCTACCTATCGGGTGACGGAAGATGAGAGCAAAGAGAAGTTCTATGTTCTCAACATGTTCCCTTACCCTTCAGGGGCCGGTCTGCACGTGGGACACCCGTTGGGCTACATCGCTTCAGACATCTACGCGCGCTATAAACGGCTGAGAGGTTTCAATGTGCTCAACCCTATGGGTTATGATGCTTACGGATTGCCGGCCGAACAATATGCTATCCAAACGGGACAACACCCTGCTGTGACTACAGAAACGAATATCAAGAGATATAGAGAGCAGTTGGATAAAATCGGTTTCTCCTTCGACTGGAGCCGAGAAGTACGCACCTGCGATCCGTCTTATTATAAATGGACGCAGTGGACGTTCCAAAAGATGTTCGATTCTTACTATGACAATGCCCAACAACGGGCTTTGCCTATCGAAAATCTCATCGCTCATCTCTCTAAACAAGGTACTGTAGGGCTGAATGCGGCTTGTTCGGAAGAACTTTCGCTCTCGGCCGAAGCGTGGAAAGCCCTGAATGAGAAAGAACAACAAGAGGTGTTGATGAACTATCGCATAGCTTATCTGGGCGAAACGATGGTGAATTGGTGCGCCGAATTGGGCACTGTGCTGGCCAACGATGAGGTGATAGACGGTGTGAGCGAACGTGGCGGCTATCCGGTGGTGCAGAAAAAGATGCGCCAATGGTGTCTCCGGGTGAGTGCTTACGCACAAAGACTGCTCGAAGGTCTGGAAGAAGTGGACTGGACTGAGTCGCTGAAAGAGACACAACGCAACTGGATTGGACGATCGGAAGGGGCCGAAGTAGAGTTTGCTGTTCAAGATAGCGACCTGAAAATCACGATTTTCACCACCCGAGCCGATACGCTATTCGGCGTAACCTTTATGGTGCTGGCTCCCGAAAGCGAATGGGTGCCCCTGCTGACAAAGCCCGAACGACAGAAAGAAGTGGACGAATATCTCGCTGCAACCAAAAAACGTACGGAACGTGAGCGTATCTCCGACCGTCGGGTCAGCGGTGTTTTCACCGGCTCTTACGGCGTGAATCCGCTCACAGGCGAGGCTGTTCCCATCTGGATCAGCGACTATGTGTTGTGCGGTTACGGTACGGGAGCCATCATGGCCGTGCCTGCTCATGATAGCAGAGACTATGCTTTCGCTCGTCATTTCTCGCTGCCCATCGTTCCGTTGATTGAGGGAGCCGATGTGAGCGAGCAGAGTTTCGATGCCAAAGAGGGTATTGTGATGAACTCTCCTGCTGCATCTTCGGTCTCAAAAGAAGGTTCGAGGGGTGGACATCAGACGAAAAACGCTGAATTGGTGCTCAACGGACTCACCGTGAAAGAGGCCATTGCCAAGACCAAGGTCTATCTGTCGGAACACGGACTGGGACGTATCAAGGTGAATTATCGCCTGCGTGATGCGATCTTTTCTCGTCAACGCTATTGGGGAGAACCGTTTCCTGTGTATTATAAGGAAGGAATGCCTTGCATGATTCCCGACAAATGCCTACCTTTGGAACTGCCCGCAGTGGACGAATACAAACCTACCGCAACCGGAGAGCCGCCTTTGGGCAACGCTAAGCTGTGGGCCTGGGACGAGAAAGCACAGCAGGTGGTAGCAACGGAGAAGATCAACAACGTAGATGTCTTCCCGCTTGAATTGAATACGATGCCCGGATTTGCCGGCTCTTCAGCCTATTACCTGCGTTATATGTCGCCCCACGATAACCAAGCCTTAGTCAATCGTAAGGCCGATGCTTATTGGCAGAACGTGGATCTCTATGTGGGCGGAACGGAACATGCCACGGGACATCTTATCTACAGTAGGTTTTGGAATCAGTTTCTCTACGACCTGGGCGTGTCTTGTCGGGAAGAACCGTTCCGGAAATTGGTGAATCAGGGGATGATTCAAGGTCGCAGCAATTTTGTTTACCGTGTGGCGACATCGCAGACAGAGGCTACTGCCGTGCCCACCTTTGTGTCTTTCGGACTGAAAGAGAGCTATGACGTGACTCCGATTCATGTCGATGTGAACATTGTTCACGGCGATGTGCTCGACCTGGAAGCCTTTAAGGCCTGGCGTCCGGAGTATCAAGACGCACAGTTGATCCTGGAAGACGGTCGTTATCTCTGCGGTTGGGCGGTAGAAAAGATGTCGAAAAGCATGTACAACGTAGTGAATCCCGATCGTATTGTAGAACAGTATGGGGCTGATACGCTGCGTCTTTACGAGATGTTCTTAGGCCCTGTGGAGCAGAGTAAGCCCTGGGATACCAACGGAATCGACGGTTGTCACCGTTTCTTAAAGAAGTTCTGGGGACTGTTTTATCATCATCGAACGGGCGAATTCCTTCCCAACGACACGCCAGCTACGGCCGAAGAACTGAAATCGGCTCATCGTTTGCTGAAGAAACTGACGGCTGACATCGAGCAATTCTCCTACAATACGGCTGTCTCCGCTTTCATGATCTGTGTCAACGAGCTGTCTCAAGCCCACTGTACGAACCGCGAACTGCTGACCAAACTTGTGGTAGCACTTGCTCCTTTTGCACCGCACATCACCGAAGAACTATGGGCAGCACTGGGAAACAGCGGTAGTGTGTGCGACGCACAATGGTCTTTGCACGACGAACGCTACCTGGTTGAGAGCGAAATACAGCTCACTGTCTCCTTTAACGGTAAGGCTCGCTATCAGAAAACCTTCCCCGCCGATGCCGCAAATGCCGACATCGAGCAGGCCGTTCTTGAAGATGAACGTTCACAAAAATACCTCGACGGCAAGCAAATCCTCAAAGTGATTATCGTGCCGAAGAAGATAGTCAATGTTGTAGTGAAAGGATAA